Proteins encoded within one genomic window of Stigmatopora argus isolate UIUO_Sarg chromosome 21, RoL_Sarg_1.0, whole genome shotgun sequence:
- the LOC144067380 gene encoding saxitoxin and tetrodotoxin-binding protein 2-like, translated as MKTVATLMLLLTVSASLADPHACDVIYKPLPTKDLGQIFGEWRLLWAAGEGLPITDLRSSAVSLQPERDVILYQERNLFNNRSCVAYYMNVSKPADDSSAEPLVLRAVIDHVVHNGTLLPMNASFTLHFYERSADAMLMFVEAGEMGRFLLSYARQGHVVGLEQRESEREKLTKMLACLAFHDYHVFVEDGVPEFCHTEVPAA; from the exons ATGAAGACCGTGGCAACTTTGATGCTGCTACTGACGGTGTCCGCCTCGCTGGCGGACCCGCATGCTTGCGACGTAATTTACAAGCCCCTCCCCACCAAAGACCTGGGTCAG ATCTTTGGCGAGTGGCGTTTGCTCTGGGCTGCGGGAGAGGGCCTGCCCATTACTGACCTCAGGAGCTCGGCCGTCAGTCTCCAGCCGGAGCGAGACGTCATACTCTACCAAGAGAGGAACCTGTTCAA CAATCGTTCCTGCGTGGCGTACTATATGAACGTCAGCAAACCCGCCGACGACAGCAGCGCCGAGCCCCTCGTCTTACGGGCCGTCATCGACC ACGTGGTGCACAACGGGACGCTGCTGCCGATGAACGCCTCGTTCACGCTCCACTTCTACGAAAGATCCGCAGACGCCATGTTGATGTTTGTGGAAGCCGGCGAGATGGGCCGCTTCCTGCTCAGCTACG CGAGGCAGGGGCACGTCGTGGGACTTGAGCAACGGGAGAGCGAACGGGAGAAGCTGACCAAAATGCTGGCGTGTTTGGCCTTCCACGACTACCATGTCTTTGTCGAAGACGGGGTTCCAG AGTTTTGCCATACCGAGGTGCCGGCGGCTTAG